One stretch of Flavobacterium sp. 9 DNA includes these proteins:
- a CDS encoding orotate phosphoribosyltransferase, with amino-acid sequence MNLESPKVTVQKSAQDLFDLLTDVKNFEKLMPDNIAKFEVTGEDAFIFGLKGMPEIKLKMKEKVAPNKIVLGAASDKLPFTLVSNIDSVSDTESAVQLQFEGEFNAMMAMMIKGPISKFIETLATNMTKL; translated from the coding sequence ATGAACTTAGAAAGTCCAAAAGTTACTGTTCAGAAATCAGCTCAAGATTTATTTGATTTATTGACTGATGTTAAGAATTTTGAAAAATTAATGCCGGATAATATTGCTAAATTTGAAGTAACAGGCGAAGATGCTTTTATTTTTGGATTGAAAGGTATGCCGGAAATAAAACTAAAAATGAAGGAGAAAGTAGCACCAAACAAAATTGTTCTTGGAGCTGCAAGTGATAAACTTCCATTTACTTTGGTTTCAAACATTGATAGTGTTTCTGATACTGAAAGTGCTGTACAACTTCAATTCGAAGGAGAATTTAATGCTATGATGGCTATGATGATCAAAGGACCAATTAGCAAATTCATCGAAACTCTAGCAACTAATATGACAAAACTATAA